The following are encoded together in the Lathyrus oleraceus cultivar Zhongwan6 chromosome 3, CAAS_Psat_ZW6_1.0, whole genome shotgun sequence genome:
- the LOC127126659 gene encoding uncharacterized protein LOC127126659, producing the protein MGASRKLQGEIDRVLKKVQEGVEVFDSIWNKVYDTDNANQKEKFEADLKKEIKKLQRYRDQIKTWIQSSEIKDKKVSAAYEQALVDARKLIEREMERFKICEKETKTKAFSKEGLGQQPKTDPREKAKSETRDWLNNVVGELESQIDNFEAELEGLTVKKGKNRPPRLTHLETSITRHKAHIKKCELVLRLLDNDELSPEQVNDVKDFLDDYVERNQEDFDEFDDVDELYISLPLDKVDTLEDLVTIPTSVAVAKTISSLPLDEGKILEDLVTIPTGLAKVAPGISLKSPLAVSASQSASSQTSEQADETASQDSNSDIVAKTPPPKSGGISSSASTPTGNNATPAFVNVSGHNLSSSPAAVLPVSNSVRNVLENANVNQSASTKEEDINSFPSRRPSPSLSDAALVRGRNSLSNQATASIPLGSGNMVSGNGAFGSLPSASEITKRNILAADDRLGSSGMVQPLVSPLSNRLILPQVGKVNDGTASVDSSTVNEAAAVSGRVFSPSVVPGMQWRPGSPFPNQNDAGQLRGRTEIAPDQREKFLQKFQQVQQQGPSTLLNMPSLVAGNHKQFSSQQQSPLLQQFNSQGSSVSSQSSMGLGAQSPSLGGISSVSLQQPNSVHPPSSQQAIPGAAKDADKIEEQQQHQSFPDESTTEPTSTGIGKNLIVEDDLKSAYVADSPVGASASLPEAAQISRDIDLSPGQPLQSNQSAGHLGVIGRRNGVDLGAIGDSFSASSVNSGGVRDQLYNLQMLEAAHFKVPLAKDSERPRTYTPRHPAITPPSYPQVQAPIVNNPAFWERLGLEAYGTDTLFFAFYYQQNTYQQYLAAKELKKQSWRYHRKYNTWFQRHEEPKVATDDFEQGTYVYFDFHIANDDLQHGWCQRIKTEFTFEYNYLEDELLV; encoded by the exons ATGGGTGCAAGTCGAAAGCTTCAAGGAGAGATAGATCGTGTTCTCAAGAAGGTTCAGGAAGGCGTTGAAGTATTTGACAGCATCTGGAACAAG GTTTACGACACAGACAATGCAAATCAAAAGGAGAAATTCGAGGCAGACCTCAAAAAGGAGATTAAGAAGCTCCAGAGGTATAGAGATCAAATTAAGACTTGGATTCAATCCAGTGAGATCAAGGATAAGAAG GTTAGTGCCGCGTACGAGCAAGCTCTGGTAGATGCTCGGAAGTTAATTGAACGAGAAATGGAAAGATTTAAAATATGTGAGAAGGAAACTAAGACCAAAGCATTCTCCAAAGAAGGCTTGGGTCAACAGCCGAAGACA GATCCGAGAGAGAAGGCTAAATCAGAGACGAGGGATTGGTTAAACAATGTG GTCGGAGAGTTAGAATCTCAGATCGATAACTTTGAAGCTGAGCTTGAAGGCCTTACAGTCAAGAAAGGAAAAAACAGGCCTCCTAGATTG aCGCATCTAGAGACATCAATTACTCGGCACAAGGCTCATATAAAGAAATGTGAATTAGTTTTGAGGCTTCTAGATAATGACGAATTGAGTCCAGAGCAGGTTAATGATGTGAAAGATTTCTTGGACGACTATGTAGAGCGTAATCAG GAGGATTTTGACGAATTTGATGATGTTGATGAACTATACATTTCATTACCTTTAGATAAGGTTGATACTCTAGAAGATCTTGTTACAATTCCCACAAGTGTTGCAGTTGCAAAG ACAATCAGTTCATTGCCTTTAGACGAAGGGAAGATTCTAGAAGATCTTGTTACAATTCCCACTGGTCTTGCAAAG GTGGCACCTGGTATTAGCTTGAAGAGTCCTTTGGCAGTATCGGCATCACAGTCAGCATCATCGCAAACATCT GAGCAAGCTGACGAGACAGCGTCTCAAGATAGCAATTCTGACATTGTGGCAAAAACTCCACCTCCTAAAAGTGGCGGAATCAGCTCTTCTGCTTCAACACCTACCGGGAACAATGCCACTCCTGCTTTTGTGAATGTTTCAGGTCATAACTTGTCCAGTTCTCCGGCTGCGGTCCTTCCTGTCTCAAATTCTGTTCGAAATGTCTTGGAGAATGCTAATGTAAATCAGTCGGCCTCTACAAAGGAAGAAGATATTAACAGCTTCCCTAGCCGTAGGCCATCTCCTTCGCTTTCTGATGCAGCTCTTGTGAGGGGCAGAAACAGCTTGTCGAATCAAGCAACAGCCAGCATCCCTCTTGGTTCCGGAAACATGGTTTCTGGTAATGGAGCCTTTGGTTCACTCCCTTCAGCCTCAGAAATAACTAAGCGAAACATATTGGCAGCTGATGATAGACTTGGAAGTAGTGGAATGGTGCAACCTCTTGTATCACCACTAAGTAATAGATTGATCTTGCCTCAGGTTGGGAAGGTTAATGATGGAACTGCCTCTGTTGACTCTAGTACTGTTAATGAAGCTGCAGCAGTATCTGGGAGAGTTTTCTCCCCTTCTGTGGTTCCTGGCATGCAATGGAGGCCTGGAAGTCCCTTTCCGAATCAGAATGATGCG GGGCAGCTTCGTGGAAGAACTGAAATAGCTCCTGATCAAAGGGAAAAGTTTCTGCAGAAGTTTCAGCAAGTGCAACAACAAGGGCCCAGTACCCTTCTTAATATGCCTTCCCTTGTTGCAGGAAATCATAAGCAGTTTTCTTCCcaacaacaaagtccacttttgCAGCAG TTCAACTCTCAAGGCTCATCCGTTTCTTCACAATCTAGTATGGGACTTGGAGCCCAATCCCCGAGTCTTGGTGGTATTTCTTCTGTCTCGCTACAGCAGCCCAACTCCGTACATCCGCCGTCTAGTCAACAAGCAATTCCAGGTGCTGCTAAAGATGCAG ATAAAATTGAAGAACAGCAACAACATCAGAGTTTTCCTGACGAGTCCACAACTGAACCCACTAGCACAGGGATTGGCAAGAATCTCATAGTTGAAGATGATTTGAAATCAGCATATGTTGCAGATTCACCT GTAGGTGCATCTGCCTCTCTTCCAGAAGCTGCTCAGATTTCCAGAGATATTGATTTGTCTCCTGGTCAACCTTTACAATCAAATCAATCTGCTGGCCACCTTGGAGTCATTGGAAGAAGAAATGGTGTTGACCTTGGAGCCATTGGTGATAGCTTTAGTGCATCAAGTGTTAATTCTGGTGGAGTGCGTGATCAACTATATAATTTACAAATGCTTGAGGCAGCACATTTTAAAGTTCCACTTGCTAAAGACTCAGAGCGTCCTAGAACTTATACACCT AGGCATCCAGCAATTACACCTCCTAGCTATCCACAAGTACAAGCGCCTATAGTTAACAACCCTGCCTTTTGGGAGAGATTAGGTCTTGAGGCATATGGCACTGACACCCTGTTCTTTGCATTTTATTATCAACAG AACACATACCAACAATATTTGGCTGCAAAGGAGCTAAAGAAGCAGTCTTGGAGATACCACCGAAAGTATAATACATGGTTTCAGCGTCATGAAGAGCCCAAAGTTGCTACGGATGATTTTGAGCAGGGAACATATGTGTATTTTGATTTTCATATTGCAAATGATGACCTGCAACATGGATG GTGTCAAAGAATCAAGACTGAATTCACTTTTGAGTATAATTATCTTGAAGACGAGCTTCTTGTATAG